A window of the Gemmatirosa kalamazoonensis genome harbors these coding sequences:
- the queG gene encoding tRNA epoxyqueuosine(34) reductase QueG, giving the protein MDRTTKMITAALPSLESLVKAQAYGLGFDLVGIARLGPAETAAAFDAWLAEGYAGEMTPWLERGAEKRRDFRRPVAGVLSAVVVAMSYGGREPAGPVARYARGVDYHDVMAERLRALHDGVRERVGRDVAGKAYVDTGPILERDLARRAGLGWFGKSTMLVNPTLGSFFFLGALLLDLELEPDAPFEADRCGTCTRCLDACPTGAFVAPRTLDATRCVSYLTIEARGGIPEALRDGVGDRIYGCDVCQDVCPYNRKFSIELFEDSPYAPRAALAGKDARSLALSLLSMSQAEFSASFKGSPMKRAKLRGLRRNASVVLGNVGAPDDIPALVAVLADDEPLVRGHAAWALGRIGSPAALQPLRERLSSEDDPGVAGELRSALAALGG; this is encoded by the coding sequence GTGGATCGGACGACAAAGATGATCACGGCGGCCCTTCCCTCGCTCGAATCCCTCGTCAAGGCACAGGCCTACGGGCTCGGCTTCGACCTCGTCGGCATCGCGCGGCTCGGGCCGGCGGAAACCGCCGCCGCGTTCGACGCGTGGCTCGCCGAGGGGTACGCCGGGGAGATGACGCCGTGGCTCGAGCGCGGGGCCGAGAAGCGGCGCGACTTCCGCCGGCCGGTGGCGGGGGTGCTGAGCGCCGTGGTCGTGGCGATGAGCTACGGCGGCCGCGAGCCGGCGGGGCCGGTGGCTCGTTACGCGCGCGGCGTCGACTACCACGACGTGATGGCGGAGCGGCTGCGCGCGCTGCACGACGGGGTGCGCGAGCGCGTCGGACGCGACGTCGCGGGCAAGGCGTACGTCGACACGGGACCGATCCTCGAGCGCGACCTCGCGCGCCGCGCGGGGCTCGGCTGGTTCGGCAAGAGCACCATGCTCGTGAACCCGACGCTCGGCTCCTTCTTCTTCCTCGGCGCGCTGCTGCTCGACCTCGAGCTGGAGCCGGACGCGCCGTTCGAGGCGGACCGCTGCGGGACGTGCACGCGGTGCCTGGACGCGTGTCCGACGGGCGCGTTCGTGGCGCCGCGGACGCTCGACGCGACGCGGTGCGTGTCGTACCTCACCATCGAGGCGCGGGGGGGGATCCCGGAGGCGCTGCGCGACGGCGTGGGGGATCGGATCTACGGGTGCGACGTGTGCCAGGACGTGTGTCCGTATAACCGTAAGTTCTCAATCGAGCTGTTCGAGGACTCGCCGTACGCGCCGAGGGCGGCGCTCGCGGGCAAGGACGCGCGGTCGCTCGCGCTCTCGCTGCTGTCCATGTCGCAGGCGGAGTTCTCGGCCTCGTTCAAGGGCTCGCCCATGAAGCGCGCGAAGCTGCGGGGGCTCCGGCGCAACGCGTCGGTGGTGCTGGGGAACGTGGGGGCGCCGGACGACATCCCGGCGCTCGTCGCGGTGCTCGCGGACGACGAGCCGCTGGTCCGGGGGCACGCGGCATGGGCGTTGGGGAGGATCGGCTCCCCGGCCGCGCTGCAGCCGCTGCGCGAGCGGCTCTCGTCCGAGGACGACCCCGGGGTGGCCGGGGAGCTGCGGTCCGCGCTGGCGGCGCTCGGGGGCTGA
- a CDS encoding CBU_0592 family membrane protein, with the protein MLYQLVSLVGAAMILAAYVAYQRGRMGREDTLYNLLNFAGSGLLTWIAAVDRRWGFIILEGSWALLSLWPLLRPAGNAKR; encoded by the coding sequence ATGCTCTATCAACTCGTCTCCCTGGTCGGCGCGGCGATGATCCTCGCCGCCTACGTCGCCTACCAGCGCGGCCGCATGGGCCGGGAGGACACGCTCTACAACCTCCTCAACTTCGCGGGCAGCGGGCTGCTGACCTGGATCGCGGCCGTCGACCGGCGGTGGGGGTTCATCATCCTCGAGGGAAGCTGGGCGCTGCTCTCGCTCTGGCCGCTGCTCCGGCCCGCCGGAAACGCGAAGCGGTGA
- a CDS encoding nucleoside triphosphate pyrophosphohydrolase family protein, which translates to MTLDEYQQLAARTLSPAQTPDERLANAALGLTGEAGEVAEHVKKHLFHATPLDRDAVVKELGDCLWYVAALAGVLGVSLDEVGATNIDKLRRRYPDGFSSERSRTRVE; encoded by the coding sequence ATGACCCTCGACGAGTACCAGCAGCTCGCCGCCCGCACACTCAGCCCCGCGCAGACTCCCGACGAGCGGCTGGCGAACGCCGCGCTCGGCCTCACCGGCGAGGCCGGGGAGGTGGCGGAGCACGTGAAGAAGCATCTCTTCCACGCCACGCCGCTCGACCGCGACGCGGTCGTGAAGGAGCTGGGCGACTGTCTCTGGTACGTCGCCGCGCTGGCGGGCGTCCTCGGCGTCAGCCTCGACGAGGTCGGCGCGACGAACATCGACAAGCTCCGCCGGCGCTACCCGGACGGGTTCTCCTCGGAACGGAGCCGGACGCGCGTGGAGTGA
- a CDS encoding MFS transporter, whose amino-acid sequence MTGAVAPPPPPAAQAAASEAPQGVGKLVVLMITAFIDMVGVLMIIPQLPFYAKRLGGNGFDVAALGGYHVGIGQITALLVSAFTVAQLLSAPMWGRFSDKFGRRPALMIALGASAVAYVIFGFANTLWLLFLSRLVQGAGGGTVGVIQAYVADATRPQDRAKSLGWLSAATNAGVALGPVFGSWTLGLKIGGPGLVAAALCVINIIFCGIYLTESHDVRAHAGKPKPRRSGTAVARVVTHSSEPASRLIWIYAVGIGAFQGVNSILALFLAVRYGVTASTIGYFFMYVGVISVVTRALILGRLVDWLGEAKLSRMGLVIMAIGLATLPLTVHYWQLALAVALMPLGAAFTFPCVTALLSRVISNEERGLYMGVQQTFGGLSRAIYPMIAGFTFDRLGVGVPFFISAVLVASTLLLGLDLESYAKH is encoded by the coding sequence GTGACGGGCGCCGTCGCGCCGCCGCCCCCGCCCGCGGCGCAGGCCGCGGCGAGCGAGGCGCCGCAGGGCGTCGGGAAGCTCGTGGTCCTCATGATCACGGCGTTCATCGACATGGTGGGCGTCCTCATGATCATCCCGCAGCTGCCGTTCTACGCGAAGCGGCTCGGCGGGAACGGCTTCGACGTCGCCGCGTTAGGCGGCTACCACGTCGGCATCGGCCAGATCACGGCGCTGCTCGTCTCCGCGTTCACCGTCGCGCAGCTCCTCAGCGCGCCGATGTGGGGGCGATTCTCGGACAAGTTCGGACGGCGGCCGGCGCTCATGATCGCACTCGGCGCGTCGGCGGTGGCGTACGTCATCTTCGGGTTCGCGAACACGCTGTGGCTGCTGTTCCTGTCGCGGCTCGTGCAGGGCGCCGGCGGCGGCACGGTCGGCGTGATCCAGGCCTACGTCGCCGACGCGACGCGGCCGCAGGACCGCGCGAAGAGCCTCGGCTGGCTCTCCGCGGCGACGAACGCCGGCGTCGCGTTAGGCCCGGTGTTCGGCTCGTGGACGCTGGGCCTCAAGATCGGCGGGCCGGGCCTCGTCGCGGCGGCGCTGTGCGTGATCAACATCATCTTCTGCGGCATCTACCTCACCGAGTCGCACGACGTGCGCGCGCACGCCGGGAAGCCGAAGCCGCGTCGCTCGGGGACCGCGGTGGCGCGCGTCGTCACGCACTCGTCGGAGCCGGCGTCGCGGCTGATCTGGATCTACGCGGTGGGGATCGGCGCGTTCCAAGGCGTGAACTCGATCCTCGCGCTGTTCCTCGCCGTGCGCTACGGCGTGACGGCGAGCACGATCGGCTACTTCTTCATGTACGTCGGCGTGATCTCGGTCGTCACGCGCGCGCTCATCCTCGGCCGCCTCGTGGACTGGCTCGGCGAGGCGAAGCTCTCGCGCATGGGGCTCGTCATCATGGCGATCGGCCTCGCCACGCTGCCGCTGACGGTGCACTACTGGCAGCTCGCGCTCGCCGTCGCGCTCATGCCGCTCGGCGCGGCGTTCACGTTCCCGTGCGTGACGGCGCTGCTCTCGCGCGTGATCTCGAACGAGGAGCGCGGGCTGTACATGGGCGTGCAGCAGACGTTCGGCGGCCTGTCGCGCGCGATCTACCCGATGATCGCGGGCTTCACGTTCGACCGGCTCGGCGTCGGCGTGCCGTTCTTCATCTCCGCGGTGCTCGTCGCATCGACGCTCCTGCTCGGCCTCGATCTGGAGTCGTACGCGAAGCACTGA
- a CDS encoding ABC transporter permease: protein MIVLVFLAQTLRIVIPYLLAAAGGVMSERVGVIALTLEGFMLTGAFTAAVGSYFAGSPWVGLACGLLGGLALSLLYALAAVRFRADQVVVGVALNLLATGVTRFFLRFAFDSSSNSPRVPGFGREHTGSAALGSLLDSLANPLVWIGLVTIPAVAWVLYRTPFGLRARAVGEKPEAATSLGVSVPRVKVLGVALSGMLAGLGGAYLALDQHQFTDGMTAGRGFIALAAVIFGRWDPKRVAAACLLFAAAETFQIQLQGAQLIPSQFVEMIPYVLTIVALAGVVGRATPPAALGRAE from the coding sequence ATGATCGTGCTCGTCTTCCTCGCGCAGACGCTGCGCATCGTGATCCCGTACCTGCTCGCGGCGGCGGGGGGCGTGATGAGCGAGCGCGTGGGCGTCATCGCGCTCACGCTCGAGGGGTTCATGCTCACCGGCGCGTTCACCGCGGCGGTGGGGAGCTACTTCGCGGGGTCGCCGTGGGTAGGGCTCGCGTGCGGGCTGCTCGGCGGGCTCGCGCTGTCGCTGCTCTACGCGCTCGCCGCGGTGCGCTTCCGCGCCGACCAGGTCGTGGTGGGCGTCGCGCTCAACCTGCTCGCCACCGGCGTGACGCGCTTCTTCCTGCGCTTCGCGTTCGACAGCTCGTCGAACTCGCCGCGCGTGCCGGGCTTCGGGCGCGAGCACACGGGGAGCGCGGCGCTCGGGTCGCTGCTCGACTCGCTCGCGAACCCGCTCGTGTGGATCGGGCTCGTCACGATCCCGGCGGTGGCGTGGGTGCTCTACCGCACGCCGTTCGGGCTGCGGGCGCGCGCCGTGGGCGAGAAGCCGGAGGCGGCGACGTCGTTGGGCGTGTCGGTGCCGCGCGTGAAGGTGCTCGGCGTCGCGCTGTCGGGGATGCTGGCGGGGCTCGGCGGCGCGTACCTCGCGCTCGACCAGCACCAGTTCACCGACGGGATGACGGCGGGGCGCGGGTTCATCGCGCTCGCCGCGGTGATCTTCGGCCGTTGGGACCCGAAGCGCGTGGCCGCGGCCTGCCTGCTGTTCGCGGCGGCGGAGACGTTCCAGATCCAGCTGCAGGGCGCGCAGCTCATCCCGTCGCAGTTCGTGGAGATGATCCCGTACGTGCTCACGATCGTCGCGCTGGCCGGCGTCGTCGGGCGCGCGACGCCGCCCGCGGCGCTCGGGAGGGCGGAGTGA
- a CDS encoding ABC transporter permease: protein MSAGSRMRAPLQEALLPALMALAIAVLVGDLLILTFGQSPGAVYRLLLEGTWGNAYGFGQVLYKATTLTFTGLAFAAAARAGLFNVGAESQLATGGFAAALVALGLPNGTPGILAVPLCLVAAALAGGVVGAIPGWLRARFGASEVIVTIMMNFVVLAALNYVVASHLHVPETLHTPETTVGAMPRLSAMIPAFAGSAANTVLLVALAAAAALWWLLFRTRGGYELRAVGLQPDAAEYGGVRVGRVWIRAMALSGALAGLGGLNYVLGYKHYYEEGFATGSGFLGIAVALVGRNHPLGVVLAALLFATLSQGGLAVNALVPKQMVEVLQAVVILAMATSVPEVQRLLRASARRRSATGEAA, encoded by the coding sequence GTGAGCGCGGGCTCGCGGATGCGCGCGCCGCTGCAAGAAGCGCTGCTGCCGGCGCTCATGGCGCTGGCGATCGCGGTGCTCGTCGGCGACCTGCTGATCCTCACGTTCGGCCAGTCGCCGGGCGCCGTGTACCGGCTGCTGCTCGAGGGCACGTGGGGGAACGCGTACGGCTTCGGGCAGGTGCTGTACAAGGCGACGACGCTGACGTTCACCGGGCTCGCGTTCGCGGCCGCCGCACGCGCGGGGCTGTTCAACGTCGGCGCGGAGAGCCAGCTCGCGACCGGCGGCTTCGCCGCGGCGCTCGTCGCGCTCGGCCTGCCTAACGGCACGCCGGGGATCCTCGCCGTGCCGCTGTGCCTCGTCGCGGCGGCGCTCGCCGGCGGCGTGGTGGGCGCGATCCCGGGATGGCTGCGCGCGCGGTTCGGCGCGAGCGAGGTGATCGTCACGATCATGATGAACTTCGTCGTGCTCGCGGCGCTCAACTACGTCGTCGCGTCGCACCTGCACGTGCCGGAGACGCTGCACACGCCGGAGACCACGGTCGGCGCGATGCCGCGGCTCTCGGCGATGATCCCGGCGTTCGCCGGATCGGCGGCGAACACGGTGCTGCTCGTCGCCCTGGCCGCGGCGGCGGCGCTGTGGTGGCTGCTGTTCCGCACGCGGGGCGGCTACGAGCTGCGCGCGGTGGGGCTGCAGCCGGACGCCGCGGAGTACGGCGGCGTGCGCGTGGGCCGCGTGTGGATCCGCGCCATGGCGCTCTCGGGGGCGCTCGCCGGGCTCGGGGGACTGAACTACGTGCTCGGGTACAAGCACTACTACGAGGAGGGATTCGCCACCGGCTCCGGCTTCCTCGGCATCGCGGTGGCGCTCGTCGGCCGCAACCATCCGTTAGGCGTGGTGCTCGCCGCGCTGCTGTTCGCCACGCTGTCGCAGGGCGGCCTCGCGGTGAACGCGCTCGTGCCGAAGCAGATGGTGGAGGTGCTGCAGGCCGTCGTGATCCTCGCGATGGCGACGTCGGTGCCCGAGGTGCAGCGGCTGCTGCGCGCGTCGGCTCGGCGACGCTCGGCGACGGGAGAAGCGGCATGA
- a CDS encoding ABC transporter ATP-binding protein: protein MALSIRVSGVAKAFGPVQANGDASLEVEAGEIHALVGENGAGKSTLMRMLAGMFAPDAGTIEVAVDGALRDVTGWSTAEAIAAGVGMVHQHFMLVPPLTVAENVVLGRELTKGWALDRKRAVAEVCALSERTGLTVPAERPVSELSVGEAQRVEILKVLYRGAKILILDEPTAVLSPPEVRELWRVLRGLTAGGGTVVLITHKLDEVVEISDTITVMRAGRTVERIRTKDTTPRDIAKAMVGRDVNLALDHLAAPSERGAESVERGADDASALLGASAMESAPRSTLHAPRSGSGPAALVVRDLVVPSARRPNEVDGVSFDVSPGEIFGIAGVEGNGQTELIEAIAGLAQPASGRVALGGQDVGALGVRERADTGLSHVPEDRHRRGLVLDYTVGDNLILGLQHRFTRGASLDAPRIDDNARRQIAAFDIRPADAALPARALSGGNQQKIVVAREMTGRDYRVLLAAQPTRGVDVGAIEFIHAQLRRARDEGKAIVLVSADLAEILALSDRIAVMYRGRFATVLPRGEASAEILGPYMTGAASERVA from the coding sequence ATGGCACTTTCGATCAGGGTGTCCGGCGTCGCGAAGGCGTTCGGGCCCGTGCAGGCCAACGGCGACGCGTCGCTCGAGGTGGAGGCCGGCGAGATCCACGCGCTCGTCGGCGAGAACGGCGCCGGCAAGTCGACGCTCATGCGCATGCTCGCGGGCATGTTCGCCCCCGACGCGGGCACGATCGAGGTCGCGGTCGACGGCGCGCTGCGCGACGTGACGGGGTGGTCGACGGCGGAGGCGATCGCGGCGGGCGTCGGCATGGTGCACCAGCACTTCATGCTCGTGCCGCCGCTCACCGTGGCGGAGAACGTGGTGCTCGGCCGCGAGCTGACGAAGGGATGGGCGCTCGACCGCAAGCGCGCCGTGGCCGAGGTCTGCGCGCTGAGCGAGCGCACCGGCCTCACGGTTCCCGCGGAGCGCCCCGTGTCGGAGCTCAGCGTCGGCGAGGCGCAGCGGGTGGAGATCCTGAAGGTGCTCTATCGCGGCGCGAAGATCCTGATCCTCGACGAGCCGACGGCCGTGCTGTCGCCGCCGGAGGTGCGCGAGCTGTGGCGTGTGCTCCGCGGCCTCACCGCCGGCGGCGGCACGGTGGTGCTCATCACGCACAAGCTCGACGAGGTGGTGGAGATCTCGGACACGATCACGGTGATGCGCGCCGGTCGCACGGTGGAGCGCATCCGCACGAAGGACACGACGCCGCGCGACATCGCGAAGGCGATGGTGGGACGCGACGTCAATCTCGCGCTCGACCATCTCGCGGCGCCGAGCGAGCGTGGAGCGGAGAGCGTGGAGCGCGGAGCGGACGACGCTTCCGCCCTGTTAGGCGCGAGCGCGATGGAGAGCGCTCCACGCTCCACGCTCCACGCTCCCCGCTCGGGCAGCGGCCCGGCAGCGCTCGTCGTGCGCGATCTGGTGGTCCCGAGCGCGCGGCGGCCTAACGAGGTCGACGGCGTCTCGTTCGACGTATCGCCGGGCGAGATCTTCGGCATCGCCGGCGTGGAGGGGAACGGGCAGACGGAGCTCATCGAGGCGATCGCCGGCCTCGCGCAGCCGGCGAGCGGGCGCGTCGCGCTCGGCGGGCAGGACGTCGGCGCGCTCGGGGTGCGCGAGCGCGCCGACACGGGGCTGTCGCACGTGCCGGAAGACCGGCACCGCCGCGGGCTGGTGCTCGACTACACGGTGGGCGACAACCTGATCCTCGGCCTCCAGCACCGCTTCACGCGCGGCGCGTCGCTCGACGCGCCCCGCATCGACGACAACGCGCGACGTCAGATCGCGGCGTTCGACATCCGGCCCGCGGACGCGGCGCTGCCCGCGCGCGCGCTCTCCGGCGGCAACCAGCAGAAGATCGTCGTCGCGCGCGAGATGACCGGGCGCGACTACCGCGTGCTGCTCGCCGCGCAGCCGACGCGCGGCGTCGACGTCGGCGCGATCGAGTTCATCCACGCGCAGCTCCGCCGAGCGCGCGACGAGGGCAAGGCGATCGTGCTCGTGTCGGCCGATCTCGCGGAGATCCTGGCGCTCTCCGACCGCATCGCGGTGATGTACCGCGGCCGCTTCGCGACCGTGCTGCCGCGCGGCGAGGCGAGCGCGGAGATCCTCGGCCCGTACATGACGGGCGCCGCGTCGGAGCGGGTCGCGTGA
- a CDS encoding BMP family lipoprotein, whose product MRKLLLVIGALLLVHVALLFAHPTGAAEPPGSEGLDVGIVFDVGGRGDKSFNDGAYIGAERAAKDLGARIRFIEPGEGSDREAGLRLLAAEGMDLVIGVGFIFTDDLTQLAKEYPNVRFAGVDYAVATDSAGNPVLPPPNLEALKFREEQGSYLVGALAALVGKSKKVGFVGGMDIPLIHKFEAGYRAGVLHVCPDCQVIAQYAGVTPEAFRNPGRGKELALSQYQSGANVIFHASGSTGLGVFEAARATGKLAIGVDADQYSEAPGFILTSMVKGVDAAVYDAIAAVKNGTFRGGILQLGLKENGVGYIYDANNRALIPDAVRARLGTIRDSIVAGYIKVPTER is encoded by the coding sequence ATGCGTAAGCTTCTGCTCGTCATCGGCGCGCTGCTGCTCGTGCACGTCGCGCTGCTCTTCGCGCACCCGACCGGGGCGGCCGAGCCTCCCGGCTCGGAAGGGCTCGACGTCGGCATCGTGTTCGACGTCGGTGGGCGCGGCGACAAGTCGTTCAACGACGGCGCGTACATCGGGGCGGAGCGGGCCGCGAAGGACCTCGGCGCGCGCATCCGGTTCATCGAGCCGGGCGAGGGCTCGGACCGCGAGGCCGGGCTCCGGCTGCTCGCCGCGGAAGGGATGGACCTCGTGATCGGGGTCGGGTTCATCTTCACCGACGACCTGACCCAGCTCGCGAAGGAGTACCCGAACGTCCGCTTCGCCGGGGTCGACTACGCGGTCGCCACCGACTCGGCGGGGAACCCCGTCCTCCCGCCCCCGAACCTCGAGGCGCTGAAGTTCCGCGAGGAGCAGGGGTCCTACCTCGTCGGCGCGCTCGCGGCGCTCGTCGGGAAGTCGAAGAAGGTGGGCTTCGTCGGCGGCATGGACATCCCGCTCATCCACAAGTTCGAGGCGGGTTACCGGGCCGGCGTGCTGCACGTCTGCCCCGACTGCCAGGTGATCGCGCAGTACGCCGGCGTGACCCCGGAGGCGTTCCGCAACCCCGGGCGCGGCAAGGAGCTGGCGCTGAGCCAGTACCAGTCGGGCGCGAACGTCATCTTCCACGCGTCGGGGTCCACGGGGCTCGGCGTGTTCGAGGCGGCGCGCGCGACGGGCAAGCTCGCCATCGGCGTGGACGCCGATCAGTACTCGGAGGCGCCGGGGTTCATCCTCACGTCGATGGTGAAGGGCGTCGACGCCGCCGTGTACGACGCGATCGCCGCCGTGAAGAACGGCACGTTCCGCGGCGGGATCCTGCAGCTCGGGCTGAAGGAGAACGGCGTCGGCTACATCTACGACGCGAACAACCGCGCGCTCATCCCCGACGCGGTGCGCGCGCGCCTCGGCACCATTCGCGACTCCATCGTGGCCGGCTACATCAAGGTCCCCACCGAACGCTGA
- a CDS encoding SdrD B-like domain-containing protein, translating to MPFRPRRSAFAPLASFLVAAAAVLAVACDSGRSIEPAATALGPTAKPSATYILPVGCNAITTNCGVVTSNTGPESEILKVCKMYPAGVSGPAVTMHVVIKPGNALRFGSLSDFLVEVQPNSCVKVWQNGEDIGPNPDLASVTEVVPNGYAASFSYVTVKRNGLRGDPASHDSTIAAPITGTGNSVTGLVIGGPYRPGAVVVFTNTPLVAALGDFVWNDANANGIQDAGEAGIAGVTVTAVGPSGTLTTTTDAVGHYAFTGLTPGSYTVSVTAPGGYAASPTGQGSDPSTDSNVSGASVTLAAGATDNTIDFGFYQPGAIGDFVWNDLNANGVQDAGEPGIPGVTLTLKRGSTTLGTTTTDASGKYAFSSLAPGTYSVVPSAPAGYNVSATDQGANDAVDSDASGVSVVVVSGTTNNDQDFGYYQLGSVGDFVWNDLNKNGVQDMGEPGIPGVTVTLAKGAVTQTTTTDANGKYLFANLAAGTYTVTVSGTPIGYVASPTDAGSNDALDSDGSGVSVAVAGTQNLTIDFGLYEKTGGAACTYTQGYWKTHEDKWPAPYSPTAPWMTPQKQVTGLTWDGLFDIAPKGGNSYVQLAHQWMAAKLNRANGAPVSPSVLSTLNAAEAWLLANTPTNGALPSIKNAQADAWMDALDTFNNGQAGTPHCD from the coding sequence ATGCCCTTCCGCCCCCGCCGGTCGGCGTTCGCGCCGCTGGCGTCGTTCCTCGTCGCCGCAGCTGCCGTCCTCGCGGTCGCCTGCGACAGCGGTCGCTCCATCGAGCCCGCGGCCACCGCTCTCGGCCCGACCGCCAAGCCGAGCGCCACGTACATCCTGCCGGTCGGCTGCAACGCCATCACGACGAACTGCGGCGTCGTGACGTCCAATACCGGACCGGAGAGCGAGATCCTCAAGGTCTGCAAGATGTACCCGGCCGGCGTGAGCGGGCCCGCCGTGACCATGCACGTCGTCATCAAGCCGGGCAACGCGCTGCGGTTCGGCAGCCTTTCCGACTTCCTCGTCGAGGTCCAGCCGAACAGCTGCGTCAAGGTCTGGCAGAACGGGGAAGACATCGGCCCGAACCCAGACCTCGCGTCCGTGACCGAGGTCGTGCCGAATGGCTACGCCGCCTCCTTCAGCTACGTCACCGTGAAGCGGAATGGGCTGCGGGGTGACCCGGCGAGCCACGACTCGACGATCGCCGCCCCGATCACCGGCACCGGCAACTCGGTGACCGGGCTCGTGATCGGTGGCCCGTACCGCCCCGGGGCGGTCGTCGTCTTCACGAACACGCCGCTCGTCGCGGCGCTCGGCGACTTCGTCTGGAACGACGCGAACGCGAACGGGATCCAGGATGCGGGCGAGGCCGGGATCGCCGGCGTGACGGTGACCGCCGTCGGGCCGAGCGGCACGCTCACCACGACCACCGACGCCGTCGGCCACTACGCGTTCACCGGGCTGACCCCGGGGAGCTACACCGTCAGCGTCACCGCGCCGGGTGGCTACGCCGCGTCGCCGACGGGGCAGGGGAGCGACCCGTCGACGGACAGCAACGTGAGCGGCGCCTCCGTCACGCTCGCCGCGGGCGCGACGGACAACACGATCGACTTCGGCTTCTACCAGCCCGGCGCGATCGGCGACTTCGTGTGGAACGACCTGAACGCGAACGGCGTCCAGGACGCCGGCGAGCCGGGGATCCCGGGCGTCACGCTGACGTTGAAGCGTGGCAGCACCACGCTCGGCACGACGACGACGGACGCGAGCGGCAAGTACGCGTTCTCGAGCCTCGCCCCGGGCACGTACAGCGTCGTTCCCTCGGCGCCGGCCGGCTACAACGTCTCCGCGACCGATCAGGGCGCGAACGACGCCGTGGACAGCGACGCGAGCGGCGTGTCGGTGGTCGTGGTGAGCGGCACGACGAACAACGACCAGGACTTCGGCTACTACCAGCTCGGCTCCGTCGGCGACTTCGTCTGGAACGATCTGAACAAGAACGGCGTGCAGGACATGGGTGAGCCGGGGATCCCGGGCGTCACGGTGACGCTCGCGAAGGGCGCCGTCACGCAGACGACGACGACCGACGCGAACGGCAAGTACCTGTTCGCGAACCTCGCCGCCGGCACGTACACGGTGACGGTGAGCGGCACGCCGATCGGCTACGTCGCGTCGCCGACCGACGCGGGCTCGAACGACGCGCTGGACAGCGACGGCAGCGGCGTGTCGGTCGCCGTCGCCGGGACGCAGAACCTCACGATCGACTTCGGCTTGTACGAGAAGACCGGCGGCGCGGCGTGCACGTACACGCAGGGCTACTGGAAGACCCACGAGGACAAGTGGCCCGCGCCGTACTCGCCGACCGCGCCGTGGATGACGCCGCAGAAGCAGGTCACCGGCCTGACGTGGGACGGCCTGTTCGACATCGCGCCGAAGGGCGGCAACTCGTACGTCCAGCTCGCGCACCAGTGGATGGCCGCGAAGCTGAACCGCGCGAACGGCGCCCCGGTGAGCCCGTCGGTGCTCTCGACGCTGAACGCCGCCGAGGCGTGGCTGCTCGCGAACACGCCGACGAACGGCGCACTGCCGTCGATCAAGAACGCGCAGGCCGACGCGTGGATGGACGCGCTGGACACGTTCAACAACGGCCAGGCGGGCACGCCGCACTGCGACTGA